The DNA sequence GCCTCCTCCACGCAGCGCCGCAGCGCCACGTGCAGCGAGCCGGCTTCGAGCACCCGCACCTGCGGCAGGCGCTGGCGCAGCAGCAGCGCCAGACTCTCGCGAAACAGCACCTGGTCATCGACCAGCAGCAAGGTCTTCATCTTGTCGTTCCCCCTTGTTCTTGCGTTCATTGTGAGAATCGGCCCTCCGGATCCCTTGACGAAACGCAAGCATGCCCCTCGATCAGCACCTCGACGGCCTCACCCTGCTGGAGCGCGGCTGGCTCTCCGCCAACAACCTGCTCCTGCACGGTGCGCCGGGCGAAGGCGCCACCGTCGTCGACACCGGGCATAGCGTCCACGCCGCGCAGACCGTGGCGCTGGTGGCGCAGGCGCTGGGCGACGAGCCGCTGGCGCGCATCGTCAACACCCATCTGCATTCGGACCACTGCGGCGGCAATGCGGCGCTGCAGGCCGCCCATGGGGCCGCGGTCTGGATCGCCCCCGGACAGGCGGACGCCGTCACCCGCTGGGACCTGGACGCCTTGACCTACCGCACCACCGGACAGCGCTGCGACCGCTTTCGGCATGACGGCGTGCTGCATCCGGGCGACGTGCTGCGCGCCGGTCAACGGGCGTGGGACGTGCTGGCGGCGCCGGGCCACGACCCGGATTCGCTGATGCTGTTCGACGCGCAGGCGGGTGTGCTGGTCTCGGCCGATGCGCTCTGGAACAACGGCTTCGGCGTGGTGTTTCCGGAGCTGGACGGCATCGACGCCTTCGACCAGGTGGCCGAAGTGCTTGACCTGATCGAGCGACTCGACGCGCGCACCGTCATCCCCGGACACGGCCCGGCCTTCACCGATGTCGGCCCGGCCCTGCGGCGGGCCCGTCAACGCCTGTCGAAATTTGTTGCCAATCCGCCCCTGCATGCCCGACACGCGGCCAAGGTTCTGTTGAAATACCACGTGATGGAAGAGCGCCAACAAGCTCTCGAAGACCTGCTGACCTGGGCCGAAGGCACACCACTGGTGGTCGGCACCCTGGGAAGGGCCGGATTCCGTGAACCGCCGCGCGCCAGTTGCCAGACCTTGCTGGCCGAACTGGTCGCCGTCGGCGCGCTGCGGATCCAGGAGCAGGTGGTCCACGATGTCTAGGGAGTTTGCATGGATCAATTGCGCGCGATGCGGGTCTTCGCCCGCGTCATCGACGAGGGCAGTTTCGCGGGCGCCGCCCGTGCCCTCGACCTGGCCCCCGCGGTCGTCACCCGGCTGATTGCCGAACTCGAAGAACACCTCGGTGCGCGCCTCATCCAGCGCACCACCCGCAGCCTGGCGCTGAGCAGCGTCGGCGAGCGCTACCTGGAGCGGGTGCGCCACATCCTGGCCGACATCGACGAGTCCGAGTCGCAGGTGCAATCGGTCTCGGAGTCGCCGCAGGGCCACCTGCGGGTGATGGTGCCCTCGGCCTTCGCGGTGCACCAGCTCGCCAAGCACCTCCCCGCCTTCCACGCCGAGTACCCCCGTGTCACGCTGTCGCTGACGTCCACCATCGAGTTCAGCGGCCCGGACGACCGCCACGACATCACCGTGATGGCGCTGCGCGATGCGCCAGACGGCGACTTCATCGCGCGCCGGCTCGCGCGCAGCGAGGTCATCCTGTGTGCCGCCCCAGGCTACCTCGACCGCACCGGCCGCCCCGACACCCCCCAGGCGCTGGAGCAGCACCATCTGCTGCTGCCGCCGACGTCCATGGTGCAACGCGACGTCACCTTCGTGCACGAGGATGGCCGTGCGGCCGTCCGCGTGAGCCCGCCGCACCAGCCGCTGCTGACGACGGCCCACACGGACACGCTCTACGCCTCGGCGCTGGCCGGACTGGGCATCACCGGGCTGATGTCGCTGGTGGTGGAGGACGCCTTGCAGGAGGGCGCGCTGGAGCGCGTGCTGCCCGGCTGGCACGCGATGAGCTTCGGGCTGTGGCTGACGATGCCCACGCGCAAGCACGTGCCGGTGCGCACGCAGGTGTTCTGGGACTTCCTGCTGCGCACCTTCGGCGGCAAGGACCGCGACCCCTGGCAGGTCCACCCGCGCTGCAGCGGGGCCCCCTCACCCGGCTGAAGCACCTCGGCGACGCGGCCCGAACGCCGTCCACCACAGCGCCAGCGCGGTGCCCACGACCTGGGCGCCATAGGTGAGCATGCGTCCGTCGCGTCCGAGCCACACGAGGAAGATGATCTGGATCAAGACTGCGGCACCGGCCGCCGACAACGCCAGTCGGCGCCAGCGCACGGCCCGCAACGGGCGCCACCATGCCAGCTTGCACAGCGACGCCGCGATCAGCCCCAGGCCGATCGGCGTGAGCAGGAAGTTGAACAGATGCCAGATCGCGTCGAGCGGACCCATGGTTTCAATCCACGCCCATTCCGGGGCGAATGCGGGAGCGCCAAGACAAGCACTGGCCAGCGCGGAATCTTACAATCGCACCATGAGCGTTTTTGCCCTTAGCTTGAACCACCACACCGCGCCGGTCGACCTGCGCGGTCGTTTTGCGTTCACGCTGGAGCAGATTCCGGCCGCCTTGCATGGTCTGCGACAAGGACTGCACAAGGCCGCGCCCGAAGCGGCGCTGCTGTCCACGTGCAACCGCACCGAACTCTACATCGCCGCCGGCCCCGGCGACAGCCGCGCGCTGGTGCGCCCCACGCTCGAATGGCTGGCCGCCCACGGCAACGTCAGCGCCGACGAGCTGGTGCGCCACACCCATGTGCTGGAGCGCCAGGAGGCCGCGCGCCATGCCTTCCGGGTCGCCTCCGGGCTGGACTCGATGGTGCTCGGCGAGGCGCAGATCCTCGGCCAGATGAAGCAGGCGGTGCGCGAGGCCGACACCGCCGGCACCCTGGGCACCACACTGCACCAGCTCTTCCAGCGCTCCTTCTCGGTCGCCAAGGAAGTGCGCACTTCGACCGAGATCGGCGCGCACTCGATCAGCATGGCCGCCGCCGCCGTCCGGCTCGCCGGGCAGCTGTTCGAGGACCTGAGCAAGATCCGCATCCTCTTCGTCGGCGCGGGCGAGATGATCGAACTCGCCGCGACCCACTTCGCCGCCAAGGCCCCGAAGCACATCACCATCGCCAACCGCACGCTGGAGCGCGGCGAGAAGCTGGCCAGCCAGTTCGGCGCCGAGGTGATGCGCCTCTCCGACCTGCCGGCGCGGCTGCACGAGTTCGACGCCGTCATCTCCTGCACCGCCAGTTCGCTGCCGCTGATCGGGCTGGGTGCCGTCGAGCGTGCGCTGAAGGCCCGCCGCCGCCGCCCGATGTTCATGGTCGATCTGGCCGTGCCGCGCGACATCGAGCCCGAAGTGGCGCAGCTCGACGACGTCTACCTCTACACCGTCGACGACCTGTCCGCCGTGGTGCAGACCGCCGGTGAAAAGCGCCAGGCGGCCGTCGCGCAGGCCGAGGCGATCATCGAATCCGGCGTGCAGAACTTCGTCCACTGGCTCGACCAGCGCGCCACCGTGCCGCTGATCCAGGCCGTCAACGCCCAGGCCGAACACTGGCGCCAGATCGAAGTGGCGCGCGCCCGCAAGCTCATCGCCAAGGGCGCCTCCACCGACGACGCGCTCGAAGCCCTGGCGCGCAGCCTGACCCAGAAGATGCTGCACGGCGCCCTGGCCGAGCTGCACAACGCCGACCCCCAGCAGCGCGCGCGGATGATCGAGGCGGTGACGCGGCTCTTCCTGCGCGGCGACAACGCCCCCCGATGACCCCGTTCCTGCGCCTGCAACTCGACCGCCAGCTCGTCCGCCTCTCCGAAATCGACGCCGCGCTGGCCGATCCGCAGGTCGTCTCCGACATCAGCCGCCTGCGCGCACTGAACCGCGAACACGCCCGCGTCTCCGGGCTGACCGAGCGCTGGACACGGCTGCAGCAGCGCGAGCGGGATCTGGCTGAAGCACGGCAGATGCTCGACGACCCGGAGATGGCTGACATGGCGAGCGACGAGATCGCCGCCGCCGAGAGCGACATCGCCACCATCGACGCCGCACTGCAGACCGCCCTGCTGCCCCGCGATGCCGACGACGACCGCAACGCCTTCCTGGAAATCCGCGCGGGCACCGGCGGCGACGAATCCGCGCTGTTCGCGGGCGACCTGCTGCGCATGTACCTGCGCCACGCCGAGCGACAGGGCTGGAAGACCGAGATCATGTCGGCCAGCGACTCGGACCTCGGCGGCTACAAGGAAGTCGTCGTGCGCATCGAGGGCGAGGCAGTCTACGAGGCCCTGAAGTTCGAGTCCGGTGGCCACCGCGTGCAGCGCGTGCCCGCCACCGAGACGCAGGGACGCATCCACACCAGCGCCTGCACGGTGGCGGTGCTGCCCGAGCCGGACGAGGCCGAGGAGGTCACGCTCAACCCGGCCGATCTGCGCATCGACACCTACCGCGCCAGCGGCGCCGGCGGGCAGCACATCAACAAGACCGACTCGGCGGTGCGCGTAACGCACATCCCGACCGGCCTCGTCGCCGAGTGCCAGGACGACCGCAGCCAGCACCGCAACAAGGCGAAGGCGCTGGCCGTGCTCGGCGCCCGCCTGCGCGACAAGGACCGGCTGGAACGCCAGGCCCGGGATGCCGCGACCCGCAAGGGCCTGATCGGCTCCGGCGACCGCAGCGACCGCATCCGCACCTACAACTTCCCGCAGGGCCGCCTGACCGACCACCGCATCAACCTGACGCTCTACAAGCTCGGCGCGGTGATGGAGGGCGAGCTGGACGATGTGATCGCCGCGCTCAAGGCCGCCCGCGCCGCGGAGCTGCTGGCCGAGATGGAAGCGCAAGGATGACCGTCGCCGAGGCGCTGGCACTCGCCCGCACGCACGGCCTGCCGCGCAGCGATGCGAACGTGCTGCTCGGTGCACTGCTCGGCCGCTCGCGCACCTGGCTGCTCACCCACGACGACGCGCCACTCGACGCCACGCAGCAGGCCCGCTGGCAGGACTGGCTCGCCCGCCGCGCCGACGGCGTGCCCGTGGCGTACCTGACCGGGCAGCACGAGTTCCACGGTCTGCTGCTGCACGTCACGCCTGACGTGCTCGACCCGCGGCCGGACACCGAGACGCTGGTGGACTGGGCGCTGGCGCTGCTCGCGACACGCCCGCCCGGTGCGGCGGTGGTCGATCTGGGCACGGGCAGCGGCGCCATCGCGCTGGCGATCCGGCACCGGCAGCCGGACGCCGTGGTCAGCGCGGTCGATCTCAGTCCTGCCGCACTGGCGGTCGCGCAGGCGAATGGCGAGCGGCTCGGGCTGCCGGTGCGCTGGCGGCTGGGCGCGTGGTTCGCGCCGGTCGCCGGTGAACGCTTCGACCTCGTCGTCAGCAACCCGCCCTACATCGCCGAGGGCGACACGCACCTGCCCGCGCTGCGCCACGAACCGACGCTGGCGCTGACCTCGGGCGCCGACGGGCTGGACGCGATCCGGCAGCTCATCGCCGAGGCGCCCGCCCACCTGCAGCCCGACGGCTGGCTGCTGCTGGAGCATGGCCACGACCAGGGTCCGGCCGTGGCCGCGCTGCTCACCCAGGCCGGCTGGCGCGCCACGGACCGGCGCGACGACCTCGCCGGCCACTGGCGTTGTACCGGCGCCATGCGGCCCACCCCGTGAGCCACTGAAAAGCACAAATCCTCCCGCCATCCCGCGCTCGCGGGCACTCGGCCGGAGGACCTGTCCCAAGGTCGCAAGCACGCACAGGGTGGCGGGCGTAGCATGGATTTCGGCGGCGATTGCCCACGCCACGCGCCGACTGGAGGACTCCATGGACCGAACCGCACGCATCCTGTCTCTTGCCCTGCTGACGCTCTGCAGCCTGGCCGCTGCAGGCACCGCCTCGGCCGCGGCACCGGCCAGCGTCGAGGACCTCCTGGTGCAACAACCCGGCCTGCGCCTGCCCGCCGGCGCGGTCCGGAGTTTCGCCAGCCCCCTGCGCTGGCAACTGGTCGGCGACTACTACTTCGCACCCAGCCTGGGCCTGCGGGCCACCGGGGGCCTGCAGGCCGGCGTGACCGGCAGCAGCGATGTCCGGCTCGGAACCACCCGACAGCGGGCCACGCCCTACGTCGGCCTCGGTTACAGCACCGGCGGCGTCAGCGCCAACCGCTGGGGAGGCTGGGGGCTGTCGGCCGACATCGGCGTGCAGGCCCGTGGCAGCGATCTGACGCTGGGGCGTGCGCTGGAAAGCCCGGCCGGCGTCGGCGAGCTGATCCGCGAGCTGCGCCTGACGCCGGTGCTGCAGCTGGGCGTGTCGTACGCGTTCTGAGGCCACCTGCGGGCGATTTCAGGGGCGTCGGGCAGCGGCAAGTGCCCTGACCGCGGCCCGGGCACGCGCTTTGCCGTATAAATCGGGGTTGTTCCTGCATTCCACCAACCGATCCCCCTTCTCCCCCTTCTGCACCATGTCCACACAGCAACGCATCGACCAACTCGTCAAGGGCAACCCCGTCGTCCTGTTCATGAAGGGCACGGCCCAGTTCCCGCAGTGCGGCTTCTCCGGCCGGGCGATCCAGATCCTCAAGGCCTGCGGCGTCGGCCCCCTCACCACGGTCAACGTGCTGGAAGACCCGGAAATCCGCCAGGGCATCAAGGAATACGCCAACTGGCCCACCATCCCGCAGCTCTACATCGGCGGCCAGTTCGTCGGTGGCTCGGACATCATGATGGAGATGTACGAAGCGGGCGAGCTGCAGGAACTGGTGCAGTCGGTCAAGCCAGCGGCCTGAGCGCTTGCCCTTGACCGCCCCTGTGCCTGAGGCGCCTCAACGCCTCGTCGTCGGCATCACCGGCGCCTCGGGCGCGGCGTATGGCGTGCGGCTGCTGGAGCGTGCGCGCGATCTCGGCGTCGAGACCCATCTGGTGGTGACGCCGTCCGGCGTGCTCAATGTCCACCATGAATGCGGCCTCGACCGCCGCCAGCTCGAAGCGCTGGCCACCCGCGCCCACGCCCCCGGCGAGATCGGCGCCTGCATCGCCAGCGGCAGCTTCGACACCGCCGCGATGGTGGTGGCGCCCTGCACGATGAAGACGCTGGCCGCCATCGCGCATGGCTTCGGCGACAACCTCCTCACCCGCGCCGCCGACGTGACGCTCAAGGAGCGGCGCCGCCTGATCCTGCTGGTGCGGGAGACGCCATTCAACCTCGCCCACCTGCGCAACATGACGGCCGTGACCGAAATGGGCGGCATCGTCTTCCCCCCGCTGCCGGCCTTCTACCACCGGCCCCAGACCATCGCCGAGCTGGTCGACGAGACGGTCGAGCGGGTGCTGCAGCTCAGCGGAATGGAAAAAGCCCGTCCCAAGACCTGGAACGGGCTTTGACGCAGACGCCGCTCCAGGCCTGAACCCGGAGCGGCCGGTGGCAGGGCTCAGTCGTCGCGGCCGCCGAAGATGCCCAGCAGCGACAGCAGCGACTGGAACACGTTGTAGATGCTCAGGTAGACGCTCAGCGTGGCGGTGATGTAGTTGGTCTCTTCGCCGTCCTGCACGCGCTTCAGGTCGTACAGGATGAAGGCCGAGAAGATGCCGATCGCCAGCACCGACAGCGTGATCATCAGCGCGCTGGACTGCAGGAAGACGTTGGCGATGCCGGCCACCAGCAGCATGATCATCCCGATGAACAGGAACTTGCCCATCGAGCCGAGGTCGCGCTTGATGACCGAGGACAGCGTGGCCATGCCGAGGAAGATCGTGCCCGTGCCGGCGAAGGCCATCATGATCAGGCTGGCACCGTTGGCCAGACCCAGCACGCTGCCGACCAGGCGCGACAGCATCAGCCCCATGAAGAAAGTGAAGGCCAGCAGCACCGGCACGCCGGCGGCCGAGTTCTTGGTCTTCTCGATCGCGAACATGAAGCCGAACGCGCCGGCCATGAACACGACGAGGCCGACCATCGGCGACATCAGGCGGGTCAGGCCGGTGCTGACGCCGATCCAGGCGCCCAGCACGGTGGGGATCATCGACAGCGCGAGCAGCCAGTAGGTGTTGCGCAGGACACGGTTGCGCTCGGCAACACTGGGCATGGCCACAGCACCGAAGCCGTGGGTATGGAACAGATCAGACATGGCAGAGATTCCTTGAAAAACGACAGGGTCGCGCCCGGGAACGGGGCATGCGACAAAGAGAACCGGCAGAAGGCGAGGACACCGGCCCGGCAGCGGGCACGCAGGAGGTGTCAGACGCGCCGGGATGGCGGACGCAGCAACCCGTCGAGACAGGGCGCAGGATGGCCAGCATGCAGCACCGGGCGTGGCGGCAGGTGCTCGCCAAGGTACAGCGGGAGAGCGGGCACGCTGCCGGGCAGCAGCGGCACATCGGCCAGTTCGACCGCGCCACCGGGTTCCGCCATGGGCAGAGGATCGTTCGGCACCCGCTCGCCGGAGGGCAGAGAGGGCAAAGGCGCACAGCAGGGACTGTCGGCGACGGCGACACGCTCCACCAGATGCACCGCCATCACCGCCGCCCGCGCCGCGCCGGACAAGCCGGCACAGAGCAGCAGCAGCGCAGCGAACAGGGTGAACAGCAGTCGGCGGGACATGGTGGCCGAGTGTAGCGGAGTGCCCCTCACCGTGCAGAGGCGGTGGCCAGCGGGGGGTCGGTGTGCTCCCAGCGCCGCCGCGCCGCCATCACCATGGTCGGATACGGCGACTGGCCACGGCTGCCGTTGTAGCGCCCGAGCGCCATGAACAGGTCGCCCTTCTCGCGGTCGAGGTAGTGGCGCAGGATCACGCAGCCGAAGCGCAGATTGGTCTGCATGTGGAACAGCCGGCTGGCGTCGCCGTCACCGATCAGACGCGCCCAGAAGGGCATCACCTGCATGTAGCTGCGCGCGCCGACGCTGGAGATGGCGTACTTGCGGAACCCGCTTTCCACCTCGATCAGCCCGAGCACCAGCGCAGTGTCGAGCCCGGCACGGCGGCTTTCGTACCAGACGGTTTCGAGGAATTCGCGCCGGACGCTGAACTCCGGCTTGCGCCTGGCCAGCCGCTGGCTCATCGCGCCCAGCCAGCGCAGGTGGACCAGCCGGGCGTCCATCGACGCAAATTCGAGCCGCGGCGGCGCACCCTCCCCCGCCACGGCCGATGCCAGCGCCGTGCGCACCGAATCAGCCAGGGGCTCCTCGGCCTGACCGCCGGCCTGCGCCGGCGGTGTCCAGCCCGCCAGGCCGACGCTGCCCGCCCAGGCCAGCAGCGTCCGGCGGGTCGGTGTCATGCCTGCAGGCGGGCCTTGACGAAGGCCGCGACCTCACCCGTCGGCACCTTGGTCGCGGCGGCGTCGCGGCGGCCCTGGTATTCGAGCTGGCCTTCCTTGAGCCCGCGGTCGGACAGCACCACGCGGTGCGGCACGCCGATCAGCTCCCAGTCCGCGAACATCGCGCCCGGGCGCTCGCCGCGGTCGTCGAGCATCACGTCGATGCCGGCAGCCTGCAGTTCGTCGTGCAGCGCGTCGGCGGCGGCCTTCACGTCGGCCGAGCGGTCGTAGCCGATCGGGCAGATCGCCACCGTGAACGGCGCGATCGCGTCCGGCCAGACGATGCCGCGGGCGTCGTGCGCCTGCTCGATCGCCGCGCCCAGGATGCGCGTCACGCCGATGCCGTAGCAGCCCATCTCGAAGTGCGCTGGCTTGCCGGTCTCGTCGAGGAAGGTCGCGTTCATGGCCTTGGAGTACTTGGTGCCGAGGTAGAACACATGGCCGACCTCGATGCCGCGCTGGATCGCCAGCACGCCCTGCCCGTCCGGCGACGGATCGCCCGCGACGACGTTGCGGATGTCGGCAACGAGGTCCGGCTCGGGCAGGTCGCGGCCCCAGTTCACGCCGGTCAGGTGGAAGTCGGGCTCGTTGGCGCCGCAGACGAAGTCCGCCATGTTCGCCACCGTGCGGTCGGCGATGACCTTGACCGGCTTCTTCAGGCCGATCGGGCCGAGGTAGCCGGGCTTGCAACCAAAGTGGTCCTCGATCTCGCCGAGCGTGGCGAAGCGGAAGCCGCCCTTGAGCCCCTCGACCTTGCCGACCTTGACCTCGTTCATGTCGTGGTCGCCGCGCAGCAGCAGCAGCCACACGGTGGAGCCGACGATGTCACCCTTGTCGTTGACCTCGTCCGTGGCCATGACCAGCGACTTGACGGTCTGCGCCAGCGGCAGGTCCAGCAGCACGGCCACGTCGGCGCAAGTGCTCTTGCCCGGCGTCGCAGTCTTGGTCAGGGCCTGTGTCGCCGCACCACGTTCGCTCGACAGCGCCACGGCTTCGGCCAGCTCGATGTTGGCCGCGTAGTCGCTGGTCGGGCAGTAGACGATCGCGTCTTCACCGGTGTCGGCGATGACCTGGAACTCGTGCGACAGGTCACCGCCGATCGCGCCGGTGTCGGCGGCCACGGCGCGGTACTGCAGGCCGAAGCGGTCGAAGATGCGCTTGTAGGCGGCGAACATCGTCTCGTAGCTCTTCGCCGCCGCGGCCGGGTTGCGGTCGAAGGAGTACGCGTCCTTCATCGTGAACTCGCGCCCGCGCATGATGCCGAAGCGCGGCCGGCGCTCGTCGCGGAACTTGGTCTGGATGTGGTAGAAGTTTTTCGGCAGCTGCTTGTAGCTGCGCAGCTCCTGGCGCGCCACGTCGGTGACGACTTCCTCGCTGGTCGGCTGGATGATGAAGTCGCGGCCGTGCCGGTCCTTCACGCGCATCAGCTCCGGGCCCATCTTGTCGAAGCGGCCCGTCTCCTGCCACAGCTCGGCCGGCTGCACCACCGGCATCAGCATCTCCACGGCGCCCGCGCGGCCCATCTCCTCGCGGATGATGGCCTCGACCTTGCGGATCACGCGCAAGCCCATGGGCATGTAGTTGTAGATGCCCGCACCGAGGCGCTTGATCATGCCGGCGCGCATCATGAGCTGGTGGCTGACCACCTCGGCGTCGGCGGGGGCTTCTTTCTGGGTGGCGATGAAGAACTGGGAGGCTTTCATGGGGCGGGCAGCAGGCTCTGGACAGACTGGGGAGATATCACTGTTCTTGTCGGGTGATACGCGGGGTTGCGATCACCAAGCCCAGTGCAATAATGAATCCAACGTGAAAATTGGGGTCTGATTATGCTTGACCGTGAAGGCTTCCGGCCCAACGTCGGCATCGTCCTGCTCAACCAGCGGAACCAGGTGTTCTGGGGCAAACGCATCCGCACCCACTCCTGGCAGTTCCCGCAAGGTGGCATCAAGTATGGTGAATCGCCAGAGCAGGCGATGTTCCGAGAGCTCCACGAAGAGGTGGGGTTGTTTCCTGAACATGTGCGCATTCTCGCGCGCACACGTGACTGGCTGCGGTACGAGGTACCGGAGCATTTCATCCGCCGCGACGCGCGGGGGCATTACCGCGGGCAGAAGCAGATCTGGTTCCTGCTGCAGCTCACCGGCCGCGACAGCGACATGAACCTGCGCGCCTCCACGCACCCGGAGTTCGACGCCTGGCGCTGGCACGATTACTGGGTGCCGCTGGACGTGGTGATCGAGTTCAAGCGCGACGTCTACCAGATGGCGCTCACGGAACTCGCGCGCTTCCTGCCACCGAGACCCAGCGGCCACGTCAACCGTTTCCTGCGCAGCGGCATGCGAGCACGGCGTGACGAGTGTGCAGGCAGCGAGGACGGGTTCGAAGAGATCCCCCAGACCCACGAAGCCCGCAGCGTCGATGCCGCAGAGCTGGTCCGGGAGGAGCCGGAGCACCTGGTCGCCAAGCTCTCAGGCAGCGTCTGAGCGTTCCAGTCCGGCAGGCACGCGCGGCAGCCAGCGGACAGCGGCCTCCGCGCTCACCGGCCGGCTGAACAGGAAGCCCTGCGCCACCTGGCAATCCAGTTCGCGCAGCAGCGCCAGCTGCCCGCGCGTTTCCACCCCCTCGACCACGATGTCGAGCTCCAGCGCCCGCGACAGGGTCAGGATCGAGCGAAGCACTTCCAGATCCCGCGTCGAATGTTCGAGATCGGCGATGAAGCTGCGGTCGACCTTCAGCTCGTCCAGCGGGTAGCGCCGCAGGCAGGACAGCGACGAGTGCCCGGTGCCGAAATCGTCGATCGACACCCGCAGGCCGGCCTGCCGGATCTGGCGCAGCTGCTGGTGCGCACTCTCCGGATCGGCCATCAGCGCGCTCTCGGTCAGCTCGATGACGAA is a window from the Sphaerotilus montanus genome containing:
- a CDS encoding RNA pyrophosphohydrolase, producing the protein MLDREGFRPNVGIVLLNQRNQVFWGKRIRTHSWQFPQGGIKYGESPEQAMFRELHEEVGLFPEHVRILARTRDWLRYEVPEHFIRRDARGHYRGQKQIWFLLQLTGRDSDMNLRASTHPEFDAWRWHDYWVPLDVVIEFKRDVYQMALTELARFLPPRPSGHVNRFLRSGMRARRDECAGSEDGFEEIPQTHEARSVDAAELVREEPEHLVAKLSGSV